The proteins below come from a single Candidatus Edwardsbacteria bacterium genomic window:
- a CDS encoding CsgG/HfaB family protein, with the protein MLNLRKLVFLLIVALILPATIYAGGKWYNYYEEGQKYMKLGSWDRAIDEFRSAASLEFKDKPQFRMYGMHFMDYFPQREMGICYYNLGDEANAKKSLELSMAFAPSKRAREYLDKLSRGDAPSAASLTPYVDRDEEKRLAREREQIEREKKRLAEQAAALERQKKEADEATSKKVAMEEKRIAAERERLARLEAEKTTSDAGTLPVGALTYDPTRVTQVGSRLSIAVLPFENKGGDATISSTVQDKMITSLYSLKRFKIIERSQIDKVMNEQKLGMTGAIDPDRAVKVGKMIGVDAILIGSISSTATGVGMDARLIDTESGVIITAKDAYSPKNSLQDVKNMATDISIQVYNDVPLVEGYVIKADVPTIVLDVGSAKGMRKGMKMVVYKEGDAITHPVTGEILGKQVTKMGELLLTEVQAKMSEAQVVEKEPGQTFTVGNKVVAK; encoded by the coding sequence ATGCTCAATCTCAGGAAGCTTGTTTTCTTACTGATTGTGGCCCTGATCCTGCCTGCTACAATATATGCCGGCGGCAAGTGGTATAATTACTACGAGGAAGGCCAGAAATACATGAAGCTGGGCAGCTGGGACCGTGCCATTGACGAGTTCCGCAGCGCCGCTTCTTTGGAATTCAAGGATAAACCCCAGTTCCGGATGTACGGGATGCATTTTATGGACTATTTCCCCCAGCGGGAGATGGGCATCTGTTATTATAACCTGGGCGATGAGGCCAATGCCAAGAAATCCCTGGAGCTATCCATGGCCTTCGCCCCCTCCAAACGGGCCCGGGAATATCTGGACAAGCTCTCCAGGGGCGATGCCCCGTCGGCCGCCTCGCTTACCCCCTACGTCGACCGGGATGAGGAAAAGCGCCTGGCCCGGGAGAGGGAGCAGATAGAGCGGGAGAAGAAACGGCTGGCCGAGCAGGCTGCCGCCCTGGAACGGCAGAAGAAGGAGGCCGATGAGGCCACCTCCAAGAAGGTGGCCATGGAAGAAAAGCGGATCGCCGCGGAAAGGGAGCGCCTGGCCAGGCTGGAGGCCGAGAAGACCACCAGCGATGCCGGCACCCTGCCGGTGGGGGCCCTGACCTACGACCCCACCCGGGTCACCCAGGTGGGATCCCGGCTCTCCATAGCGGTCCTGCCCTTCGAGAACAAGGGGGGGGACGCCACCATCTCCAGCACCGTCCAGGACAAGATGATCACCTCGCTGTACAGCCTGAAAAGGTTCAAGATCATCGAGCGGTCCCAGATCGACAAGGTGATGAACGAGCAGAAGCTCGGGATGACCGGGGCCATAGACCCCGATCGGGCGGTCAAGGTGGGCAAGATGATCGGGGTGGACGCCATCCTGATCGGCTCCATCTCCTCCACCGCAACCGGGGTGGGCATGGATGCCCGGCTGATCGACACCGAATCCGGGGTGATCATCACCGCCAAGGACGCCTACAGCCCCAAGAACTCCCTGCAGGACGTCAAGAACATGGCCACCGACATCTCCATCCAGGTGTACAACGACGTGCCGCTGGTGGAGGGCTACGTCATCAAGGCCGACGTGCCGACCATCGTGCTGGATGTGGGCTCGGCCAAGGGGATGCGCAAGGGCATGAAGATGGTGGTCTACAAGGAGGGCGACGCCATCACCCACCCGGTGACCGGGGAGATCCTGGGCAAGCAGGTCACCAAGATGGGCGAGCTGCTGCTGACCGAGGTCCAGGCCAAGATGTCCGAGGCCCAGGTGGTGGAGAAGGAACCGGGCCAGACCTTTACCGTGGGCAACAAGGTGGTGGCCAAATAG
- the serC gene encoding 3-phosphoserine/phosphohydroxythreonine transaminase, which produces MAKRVYNFSAGPGMLPEAVLKKAAEEMLDYQGSGMSVMEMSHRSKVYQSIIDGAEKAIRDLMNIPANYKVLFLQGGASTQFAMIPLNLLKKSNKADYVNTGEWASKAIAEAKRYGDIKVVASSEPEVFNHLPELDPKEFRPDADYFHMTTNNTIFGTSWKKYPDTKSVPLVVDMSSDILSKVVDISQFALVYAGAQKNMGPAGVTVVIIRDDMIDFSKPETPTMLKYKTHVDGASMYNTPPCFAVYMVKLVCEHVLALGGVAAMEKINNQKAALLYEVLDNSKLFKCHVQKKEDRSIMNIPFRTPSEELDKKFLAEAAKEGLTTLSGHRKTGGMRASIYNAMPLEGVQKLVEFIKKFEQANS; this is translated from the coding sequence ATGGCGAAACGGGTCTACAATTTTTCGGCCGGGCCGGGAATGCTGCCAGAGGCGGTATTGAAGAAAGCCGCGGAAGAGATGCTGGACTACCAGGGTTCCGGGATGTCGGTGATGGAAATGAGCCACCGCTCCAAGGTCTACCAGTCCATAATCGACGGCGCCGAGAAGGCCATCCGCGACCTGATGAACATCCCGGCCAATTACAAGGTGCTGTTCCTGCAGGGCGGGGCCTCCACCCAGTTCGCCATGATCCCCCTGAACCTGCTGAAGAAATCCAACAAGGCCGACTATGTCAACACCGGGGAATGGGCCAGCAAGGCCATCGCCGAGGCCAAGCGCTACGGCGACATCAAGGTGGTGGCCAGCTCCGAGCCGGAGGTGTTCAACCACCTGCCGGAACTCGATCCCAAGGAGTTCCGCCCCGACGCCGACTATTTCCACATGACCACCAACAACACCATCTTCGGAACCTCCTGGAAGAAATACCCCGACACCAAGAGCGTCCCGCTGGTGGTGGACATGTCCTCGGACATCCTGTCAAAGGTGGTGGACATCAGCCAGTTCGCCCTGGTCTATGCCGGGGCCCAGAAGAACATGGGTCCGGCCGGGGTGACCGTGGTCATCATCCGGGATGACATGATCGACTTCTCCAAGCCCGAGACCCCCACCATGCTCAAGTACAAAACCCACGTGGACGGCGCCTCGATGTACAACACCCCGCCCTGCTTTGCGGTCTACATGGTCAAGCTGGTGTGCGAGCATGTGCTGGCCCTGGGCGGTGTGGCGGCCATGGAGAAGATCAACAATCAGAAGGCCGCCCTGCTGTATGAGGTGTTAGACAATTCCAAGCTTTTCAAGTGCCATGTCCAGAAAAAGGAGGACCGATCCATCATGAACATTCCCTTCCGGACCCCGTCCGAGGAATTGGACAAGAAGTTCCTGGCCGAGGCCGCCAAGGAGGGACTGACCACCCTCAGCGGCCACCGCAAGACCGGCGGGATGCGGGCCAGCATCTACAACGCCATGCCGCTGGAGGGGGTGCAGAAGCTGGTGGAGTTCATCAAGAAGTTCGAACAGGCCAATTCGTAA
- a CDS encoding ABC transporter permease: MPKIFAIARNTFTEGLRANTLYIIFAYGLLILLGLAFLTPLALGEQGRILKDLGLAGIEVMGMMVAIIVGTTLVYKEVEKRTIYVLVSKPLSRSQFLAGKYLGMEMLSAVMVGLMAVIFYAGLLVMKQDRLAVYTVPIFLIFVKISIINAVALFFSSLASPILGAVFTFCLYLAGTLSRDILELAQRLSIHSVSLAVKAVYYLLPNLGNLDVKNRIIYDQQIIWPQIWWGISYSLAYILSVMLITVMAFEKKDFK, translated from the coding sequence ATGCCTAAGATATTCGCCATCGCCAGGAATACTTTTACCGAGGGCCTTCGGGCCAATACCCTGTATATCATTTTTGCTTACGGCCTGCTGATATTGCTGGGCCTTGCTTTTTTGACGCCGCTGGCCCTGGGAGAACAGGGCCGGATCCTCAAGGACCTGGGGCTGGCCGGCATCGAGGTGATGGGGATGATGGTGGCCATCATTGTCGGGACCACCCTGGTATACAAGGAGGTTGAGAAACGCACCATCTATGTGCTGGTATCAAAGCCCCTGTCCCGTTCCCAGTTCCTGGCCGGCAAATATCTGGGGATGGAGATGCTGTCCGCCGTGATGGTGGGCCTGATGGCGGTCATTTTCTATGCCGGCCTGCTGGTGATGAAGCAGGACAGGCTGGCGGTATACACGGTCCCGATTTTTCTGATCTTTGTCAAAATATCCATCATCAATGCCGTGGCCTTGTTCTTCTCCAGCCTGGCCTCGCCCATCCTGGGGGCGGTTTTCACCTTCTGCCTTTACCTGGCCGGGACCCTCAGCCGGGATATTTTGGAGCTGGCCCAGAGGCTGAGCATTCACTCCGTCAGCCTGGCCGTGAAGGCGGTATATTATCTGCTGCCCAACCTGGGAAACCTGGATGTCAAGAACCGGATCATCTACGACCAGCAGATAATCTGGCCCCAGATATGGTGGGGGATAAGCTACAGCCTGGCCTACATACTTTCCGTCATGTTGATAACCGTAATGGCCTTTGAAAAAAAGGATTTCAAATGA
- a CDS encoding pyridoxal phosphate-dependent aminotransferase — MNTNYLSWFKALDIALQDRRDCFQLLSSNVYEPLDMLEKQAKENWAELRRLQSYNNDWGHPVLKQLIAKRYGIRPTEILLTNGCTNATYLSIISQVKPGDTVICETPAYQPMWQTAQLSGAKIKWLKRRPPHYEVDPDELAGLVDRKTSLVILTNLHNPSGAYLSKKELAEIARAVRRRNQKTRILMDEVFRDFVPDRPACTVDPVYISTGSLSKVYGLSHLECGWILADKRTIDHIAPYFVLSDGNGSRYLEAMSAVVFEKLDAYLSRSMDIAARNRRELAGAAGPLIKEGLISGDIPEQSCIWFPQVAGFRDAGKLADLLARRYQVYVVPGKFFGDAGRIRIGFGSQPEAFRKSIAAFAGAVRDITKR, encoded by the coding sequence GTGAACACAAATTACCTTTCCTGGTTCAAGGCCCTTGACATCGCCCTGCAGGACCGCAGGGACTGCTTTCAGCTGCTGTCCAGCAACGTCTATGAACCGCTGGACATGCTGGAGAAACAGGCCAAAGAAAACTGGGCCGAGCTGCGCCGCCTTCAATCCTACAACAACGACTGGGGACATCCGGTGCTGAAGCAGCTAATTGCGAAGCGCTACGGGATCAGGCCCACGGAGATACTGCTGACCAACGGCTGTACCAACGCCACCTATCTTTCCATAATCTCCCAGGTCAAGCCCGGCGATACCGTGATCTGCGAGACCCCGGCCTACCAGCCGATGTGGCAGACCGCTCAGCTGTCGGGCGCAAAGATCAAATGGCTCAAGCGCCGCCCTCCGCACTACGAGGTCGATCCCGATGAGCTGGCCGGCCTGGTCGACCGGAAGACCAGCCTGGTGATCCTGACCAACCTGCACAACCCCAGCGGGGCGTATCTAAGCAAAAAGGAACTGGCGGAGATAGCCCGGGCGGTGCGCCGCAGGAACCAAAAGACCCGGATCCTGATGGACGAGGTCTTCCGCGACTTCGTACCGGACCGGCCGGCCTGTACGGTGGATCCGGTCTACATCTCCACCGGCAGCCTGTCCAAGGTCTACGGCCTGAGCCACCTGGAATGCGGCTGGATCCTGGCTGATAAAAGGACCATCGATCATATCGCTCCGTACTTCGTGCTGTCGGACGGCAACGGCTCGCGCTACCTGGAGGCCATGTCGGCGGTGGTGTTTGAAAAGCTCGACGCCTACCTGTCCCGGTCAATGGATATCGCGGCCCGCAACCGGAGGGAGCTGGCCGGGGCGGCCGGGCCGCTGATAAAAGAAGGACTGATCTCGGGAGACATCCCGGAACAGAGCTGCATCTGGTTCCCCCAGGTGGCCGGTTTCAGGGATGCCGGCAAACTGGCGGACCTGCTGGCCAGGAGATACCAGGTCTATGTGGTGCCGGGAAAATTCTTCGGCGACGCCGGCAGGATCAGGATCGGCTTCGGCAGCCAGCCGGAGGCGTTCAGGAAAAGCATTGCCGCCTTTGCCGGGGCGGTCAGGGATATAACTAAACGCTGA
- a CDS encoding LPP20 family lipoprotein yields MFKKTTIIAVALIALAGLALAQVEQQVQGAGMVDWTTQAVKSTGIGAINPKLPPSAQRKNALRAAQLDAMRNMMETLNGVLLTSETTVENAMMSSDIIKTRVEGIVRNFRFTSKPRYMSDGSVEIDMEMLLNQKVGDALYPETMGGKTPTFASLPSDFNSQEPEKYTGLIIDATGTDAVPAMVPNVLDESGEGIYGQDFVPREAAVKNGVAIYAKSVEEARRNVEKVGTNPLVIMAVRSSGLNKADLVISDGDVEKAALIADNTDIYDNCKVIIVVK; encoded by the coding sequence ATGTTCAAAAAGACAACCATAATCGCAGTAGCTCTTATAGCCCTGGCCGGGCTGGCCCTGGCCCAGGTGGAACAGCAGGTGCAGGGCGCCGGAATGGTGGACTGGACCACCCAGGCCGTCAAATCGACCGGCATCGGGGCCATCAACCCCAAACTGCCGCCCTCGGCCCAGCGCAAGAACGCCCTGCGGGCCGCCCAGCTGGACGCCATGCGCAACATGATGGAGACCCTCAACGGCGTGCTGCTGACCTCCGAGACCACGGTGGAGAACGCCATGATGAGCTCGGACATCATCAAGACCCGGGTGGAGGGCATCGTCCGGAACTTCCGCTTCACCTCCAAGCCCCGCTACATGTCCGACGGATCGGTGGAGATCGACATGGAGATGCTGCTCAACCAGAAGGTGGGCGACGCCCTGTATCCCGAGACCATGGGCGGCAAGACCCCCACCTTTGCCAGCCTGCCGTCCGATTTCAACTCCCAGGAACCGGAGAAGTACACCGGGCTGATCATCGACGCCACCGGGACCGACGCCGTTCCGGCCATGGTCCCCAACGTGCTGGATGAGTCCGGCGAGGGCATCTACGGCCAGGATTTCGTCCCCCGCGAGGCGGCCGTCAAGAACGGCGTGGCCATCTACGCCAAGAGCGTGGAGGAGGCCCGCCGCAATGTTGAGAAGGTGGGCACCAACCCGCTGGTCATCATGGCCGTCCGCTCCTCGGGCCTCAACAAGGCCGACCTGGTGATCTCCGACGGCGACGTGGAGAAGGCGGCCCTGATCGCCGACAACACCGATATCTATGACAACTGCAAGGTGATCATCGTAGTCAAATAA
- a CDS encoding 3-phosphoglycerate dehydrogenase, translated as MSKKVLLATEKPFAKVAVEGISKIFTQAGYELIKLEKYTDKADLLKAVADADAMIIRSDKADAAVIEAGQNLKVIVRAGAGYDNIDLAAASAKGICAMNTPGQNSNAVAELALGLMVFLARNKFTEGNGSELRGKKLGIHAYGNVGRLVAGIAKGFGMEICAFDPFVEKSKMEAEGVKVFEKMEDLYSQCDYVSLHIPANDQTKKSINYDLLSKMKKGAALINTARKEVIDEEGLKKVMAEREDLKYATDIAPDCHAEIAEKLGNRYHATKKKMGAETSEANINAGLAAANQIVKFLEQGDRTFQVNK; from the coding sequence ATGTCTAAAAAAGTTTTATTGGCCACCGAAAAGCCCTTCGCCAAGGTGGCGGTGGAAGGTATCTCCAAGATCTTCACCCAGGCCGGCTACGAGCTGATCAAGCTGGAAAAATACACCGACAAGGCCGACCTGCTGAAGGCGGTGGCCGACGCCGACGCCATGATCATCCGCTCGGACAAGGCCGACGCCGCGGTGATCGAGGCCGGCCAGAACCTGAAGGTCATCGTCCGGGCCGGGGCGGGCTACGACAACATCGATCTGGCGGCGGCCAGCGCCAAGGGGATCTGCGCCATGAACACCCCGGGGCAGAACTCCAACGCGGTGGCCGAACTGGCCCTGGGGTTGATGGTCTTTCTGGCCCGCAACAAGTTCACCGAGGGCAACGGCTCGGAGCTGAGGGGCAAGAAGCTGGGCATCCATGCCTACGGCAACGTGGGCCGGCTGGTGGCCGGCATCGCCAAGGGCTTTGGGATGGAGATCTGCGCCTTCGATCCCTTCGTCGAAAAATCCAAGATGGAGGCCGAGGGGGTCAAGGTGTTTGAAAAGATGGAAGACCTCTATTCCCAGTGCGACTACGTCTCCCTGCACATACCGGCCAACGACCAGACCAAAAAGTCCATCAATTACGACCTGCTGTCCAAGATGAAGAAGGGCGCGGCCCTGATCAACACCGCCCGCAAGGAGGTGATCGACGAGGAGGGCCTCAAGAAAGTGATGGCCGAGCGGGAGGACCTGAAGTACGCCACCGACATCGCCCCGGACTGCCACGCCGAGATCGCCGAGAAGCTGGGCAACCGCTACCACGCCACCAAGAAGAAGATGGGGGCCGAGACCTCGGAGGCCAACATCAACGCCGGGCTGGCGGCGGCCAACCAGATCGTCAAGTTTTTGGAGCAGGGCGATAGGACCTTCCAGGTGAACAAATAA
- a CDS encoding TMEM165/GDT1 family protein: MNWKIFGAAFLTLFLAELGDKTQLAVITMSAESKSWLSVFLGGSLALICVTLIGALFGQAIIKVIPQNILHYIAGGLFIVMGILAILGKL, from the coding sequence ATGAACTGGAAGATATTCGGCGCCGCTTTCCTGACCCTGTTCCTGGCCGAGCTGGGCGACAAGACCCAATTGGCGGTCATCACCATGAGCGCCGAGTCCAAGAGCTGGCTCTCGGTCTTCCTGGGCGGCAGCCTGGCACTTATCTGCGTGACCCTGATCGGGGCGCTGTTCGGGCAGGCCATCATCAAAGTGATCCCGCAGAACATCCTGCATTACATCGCCGGGGGGCTGTTCATCGTGATGGGCATCCTGGCCATCCTGGGGAAATTATAA
- a CDS encoding DUF1015 family protein: MAIVLPFKAVRPKKEFAKDIAAPPYDVVNSEEARELAKGNDKSYLHISRPEIDLDPKTDEHAGQVYDQGKINFEKFKANGWMFQEQKPCFYIYKQIMGGHQQIGLVAVASAEDYDRDVIKKHEHTRPDKEDDRTRHISTIDANTEPVFFTYPAVPAIDSMINDWIKQTPEYDFTSDDGVKHTLWVCNDDQIISALKAEFSKLKYMYVADGHHRSAAAWRLWKERKAQNPQHNGKEEYNFFLTVIFPDNQMNIMAYNRVVKDLNGNSSDEFLKKLGQKFAVSENAPDVPGANLKFSMYLDGKWHLLTARDGSYDDQDPVKRLDASILQDNLLQPVLGIENPRTDQRIGFVGGIRGTKELVKLVDSGKYAVAFSLHPVNIKQLISVADSGQVMPPKSTWFEPKLRSGLFVHQYNGKK, translated from the coding sequence ATGGCCATCGTTCTACCATTCAAGGCAGTCCGCCCCAAAAAGGAGTTTGCCAAGGACATCGCCGCGCCGCCCTATGACGTGGTCAACAGCGAGGAGGCCCGGGAGCTGGCCAAAGGCAACGACAAGAGCTACCTGCACATCAGCCGCCCGGAGATAGATCTGGACCCCAAGACCGACGAACATGCCGGCCAGGTATACGACCAGGGGAAGATAAACTTCGAGAAATTCAAGGCCAACGGCTGGATGTTCCAGGAGCAAAAGCCCTGCTTCTACATCTACAAGCAGATCATGGGCGGCCACCAGCAGATCGGCCTGGTGGCGGTGGCCTCGGCCGAGGACTATGACCGGGATGTCATCAAGAAGCACGAGCACACAAGACCCGACAAGGAGGACGACCGCACCCGGCACATCAGCACCATAGACGCCAACACCGAGCCGGTGTTCTTCACCTATCCGGCGGTGCCGGCCATAGACTCAATGATCAACGACTGGATCAAGCAGACCCCGGAATATGATTTCACCAGCGACGACGGTGTCAAGCACACTTTGTGGGTCTGCAACGACGACCAAATCATCTCGGCGCTGAAGGCTGAATTCTCAAAACTGAAATACATGTACGTGGCCGACGGCCACCATCGCAGCGCCGCCGCCTGGCGTCTGTGGAAGGAGCGCAAGGCCCAGAACCCCCAGCATAATGGGAAGGAGGAGTACAATTTCTTTCTGACCGTGATCTTTCCCGACAACCAGATGAACATCATGGCCTACAACCGGGTGGTCAAGGACCTCAACGGCAATTCCAGTGACGAGTTTCTGAAGAAGCTCGGCCAGAAGTTCGCCGTAAGCGAGAACGCCCCGGATGTACCGGGAGCCAATTTGAAATTTTCCATGTACCTGGACGGCAAGTGGCATCTGCTGACCGCCAGGGACGGCAGCTATGATGACCAGGATCCGGTGAAAAGGCTGGACGCCTCGATCCTCCAGGACAACCTGCTGCAGCCTGTGCTGGGGATAGAGAACCCCCGCACCGACCAGCGGATCGGCTTCGTGGGCGGGATCCGGGGGACAAAAGAACTGGTCAAGCTGGTGGATTCCGGCAAGTATGCGGTGGCCTTCTCCCTGCACCCGGTCAACATCAAGCAGCTGATCAGCGTGGCCGATTCCGGGCAGGTGATGCCGCCCAAGAGCACCTGGTTCGAGCCCAAGCTGAGGAGCGGGTTGTTCGTGCATCAGTACAACGGCAAGAAATAA
- the purF gene encoding amidophosphoribosyltransferase: MCGVCGVYNFDKASEMLYLGIFALQHRGQDNAGMAVWDGREVRIHKDKGLVFDIFKPEVLAALPGRVAIGHTRYPTAGDSSLVNAQPHHADTRDGRMVIVSNGDVTNMLEQTRYLKAQGFTPYGSNDAEVIVASIACYYEQSGDVARAIEMMMDNVQGSYSAILLFRGDMYVFRDPLGIRPLSLGKSGDGLVFASESCAIETMGGSYQRDIEPGELFIVKPGGTESRRLKKMPHYKHCVFEHIYFSRPDSVVYGESVAQKRFMFGQKLAQESRVLSEFVMPVPDSSNNAALGYADQAGIPFKLALIRSHYIGRTFIGSSQAIRDFAVKLKFNPVKSLIRGKKVGVVDDSIVRGTTSKKLMKFIREAGAEEIHFRIASPPIKHPCFYGVDTPRRHELIASSQSEGQIKEFVGADTLSYLSLEGLKSCLKEPGNYCYACLDGRYPIDPPPGK, encoded by the coding sequence ATGTGCGGAGTTTGCGGGGTCTATAATTTCGACAAGGCTTCCGAGATGCTGTACCTGGGAATTTTTGCCCTGCAGCACCGGGGGCAGGACAATGCCGGGATGGCGGTCTGGGACGGGCGGGAGGTGAGGATACACAAGGACAAGGGGCTGGTGTTCGACATATTCAAGCCCGAGGTGCTGGCCGCCCTGCCGGGCCGGGTGGCCATCGGCCACACCCGCTACCCCACCGCCGGGGACAGCTCCCTGGTCAATGCCCAGCCCCATCATGCCGACACCAGGGACGGCCGGATGGTGATCGTCTCCAACGGCGACGTCACCAACATGCTGGAGCAGACCCGCTACCTCAAAGCCCAGGGCTTCACCCCCTACGGTTCCAACGATGCCGAGGTGATAGTGGCCTCGATCGCCTGCTATTACGAACAGAGCGGGGATGTCGCCCGGGCCATAGAGATGATGATGGACAATGTCCAGGGCAGCTATTCGGCCATTTTGCTGTTCCGGGGTGATATGTACGTATTCCGGGACCCCCTGGGCATCCGGCCGCTTTCCCTGGGGAAATCGGGCGACGGGCTGGTCTTCGCCTCGGAGAGCTGCGCCATCGAGACCATGGGGGGCAGCTACCAGCGGGATATCGAGCCGGGAGAGCTGTTCATCGTCAAACCCGGCGGCACCGAGAGCCGGAGGCTTAAAAAGATGCCCCATTACAAACACTGCGTGTTCGAGCACATATATTTTTCCCGCCCCGACAGCGTGGTCTACGGGGAGAGCGTGGCCCAGAAACGGTTCATGTTCGGCCAGAAACTGGCCCAGGAGAGCCGGGTGCTGTCGGAATTCGTGATGCCGGTGCCGGACTCCTCCAATAATGCCGCCCTGGGCTATGCCGACCAGGCCGGGATCCCCTTCAAGCTGGCCCTGATCCGCAGCCATTACATCGGCCGGACCTTCATCGGCTCCTCCCAGGCCATCCGGGATTTCGCCGTCAAGCTCAAGTTCAACCCGGTCAAGAGCCTGATCCGGGGCAAGAAGGTGGGGGTGGTGGACGATTCCATCGTCCGGGGCACCACCTCCAAAAAACTGATGAAGTTCATCCGGGAGGCCGGGGCGGAGGAGATCCACTTCCGGATAGCCTCGCCGCCCATAAAACATCCCTGCTTTTACGGGGTGGATACCCCCCGAAGGCACGAATTGATAGCCTCATCCCAGTCGGAGGGGCAGATAAAAGAGTTCGTGGGGGCGGATACCCTCAGTTACCTTTCCCTGGAGGGCCTGAAATCATGCCTGAAGGAGCCGGGGAACTACTGCTATGCCTGCCTGGACGGACGTTATCCCATCGACCCGCCGCCCGGCAAATAG
- a CDS encoding pyridoxal phosphate-dependent aminotransferase: MKFAAKMEKLKVETAFEMMAKAKKLEAEGKKIIHLEIGEPDFDTPKNIKEAAKKALDAGMTHYGPSAGLPEHRQAIAQYYSKQIGVQYGPENVVVTPGAKPIMSFAITALLEEGDECLVPDPGFPIYQSMVKFNGGVPVPLPLREANDFRLDVNELKSKITKKTKLIIINSPHNPTGGILTRDDLKAVADIAVSHNIPVLSDEIYDRMIYEGKFESIAQFEGMKDLTIILNGYSKTYAMTGWRVGYGLMPVELVGHMAQLMTNINSCTATFSQIACIEALKGPQDEVTAMMTEFKKRRDFIVDRINRMPKLSCRKPAGAFYIFVNVKQTGMDSRKFTDFLLNDCGICALAGANFGAEGEGYVRFSYANTIENLAEAADRIEKALSKLS, encoded by the coding sequence ATGAAGTTTGCAGCCAAGATGGAGAAACTGAAGGTCGAGACCGCCTTCGAGATGATGGCCAAGGCCAAGAAGCTGGAGGCCGAGGGCAAGAAGATCATCCACCTGGAGATCGGCGAACCGGATTTTGACACCCCCAAGAACATCAAGGAAGCCGCCAAGAAGGCCCTGGACGCCGGCATGACCCACTACGGGCCCTCGGCCGGCCTGCCCGAGCACCGCCAGGCCATCGCCCAGTACTACAGCAAGCAGATCGGCGTCCAGTACGGGCCGGAGAACGTGGTGGTGACCCCCGGCGCCAAGCCCATCATGTCCTTCGCCATCACCGCCCTGCTGGAGGAGGGCGACGAGTGCCTGGTGCCGGACCCCGGATTTCCCATCTACCAGTCCATGGTCAAGTTCAACGGCGGGGTGCCGGTGCCTCTGCCGCTGCGGGAAGCCAACGACTTCCGGCTGGATGTCAATGAGCTTAAATCCAAGATCACCAAGAAGACCAAGCTGATCATCATCAATTCGCCCCACAACCCCACCGGCGGGATACTGACCAGGGACGACCTGAAGGCGGTGGCGGACATCGCGGTCAGCCACAACATTCCGGTGCTGTCGGACGAGATCTACGACCGGATGATCTACGAGGGCAAGTTCGAGAGCATCGCCCAGTTTGAAGGGATGAAGGACCTGACCATCATCCTCAACGGCTACTCCAAGACCTACGCCATGACCGGCTGGCGGGTGGGCTACGGCCTGATGCCGGTGGAATTGGTGGGGCACATGGCCCAGCTGATGACCAATATCAACTCCTGCACCGCCACCTTCAGCCAGATCGCCTGCATCGAGGCCCTGAAAGGCCCGCAGGACGAGGTCACCGCCATGATGACCGAGTTCAAGAAGCGCCGGGATTTTATCGTCGACCGGATCAACCGGATGCCGAAACTTTCCTGCCGCAAGCCGGCCGGGGCCTTCTACATCTTCGTCAACGTCAAGCAGACCGGGATGGACTCCCGCAAGTTCACCGACTTTCTGCTGAATGACTGCGGGATCTGCGCCCTGGCCGGGGCCAACTTCGGGGCCGAGGGCGAGGGCTACGTCCGCTTTTCCTACGCCAACACCATCGAGAACCTGGCCGAGGCGGCCGATCGGATAGAAAAAGCTTTGTCAAAACTATCCTGA